The proteins below are encoded in one region of Zootoca vivipara chromosome 10, rZooViv1.1, whole genome shotgun sequence:
- the BEST3 gene encoding bestrophin-3 isoform X2, translating to MTVTYSSKVANATFFGFHRLLLKWKGSIYKLLYREFLLFAFLYTAISLLYRFILTGSQKRYFEKLAIYCDKYAEQIPVTFVLGFYVTLVVNRWWNQFVNLPWPDRLMLLISSTIQGRDEHGRLLRRTLIRYVNLTSVLIFRSVSTAVYKRFPTIDHVVEGGFMTPEERKIFDDLKSPHLKYWVPFVWFGNLATKARQDGRIRDSVDLQSLLIEMNRYRSWCSLLFGYDWVGIPLVYTQVVTLAVYTFFFTCLIGRQFLDPEQNYPGHDLDLYIPIFTLLQFFFYAGWLKVAEQLINPFGEDDDDFETNWCIDRNLQVSLLAVDEMHMNLPRMKKDIYWDDSSARPPYTLAAADSCIPSFLGSTIEMRLGESQFFHGENWPRNNDKPRRQHSMLRKVKRFLSVREVSPAPTRRSYQRQSSENSVFFPSHEMHHIGKLLEMHSRGRQFSSNSMKSHERGHGSLDLGVIRESSRNEGLETGYQSGAEESLAKMDSAAIEKMVVENEGRLNAQSNRDVNILTEEDFGNQSESETDSEEPVMTHCAPLHSSPTDLLISPSEIAPPQMGSGQQDSSTGAKQEKEPHTHPSTTSSNLPNNQMWQCPDVFTRHVAPRTKTESLSTESGTMPGEGSLSAESTPTSSPAATNTFDIGHLPEQVDARETDILYIVECSNEKNKGHL from the exons ATGACAGTCACATACTCTAGTAAAGTAGCAAATGCCACTTTCTTTGGGTTCCACAGATTGCTTCTCAAGTGGAAAGGAAGCATCTACAAACTGCTTTACAGAGAATTTTTGCTCTTTGCTTTTCTTTACACAGCAATAAGTCTATTATACAG ATTTATTCTTACTGGTAGCCAGAAACGATACTTTGAAAAACTGGCCATTTATTGTGACAAATATGCAGAACAAATCCCAGTTACTTTTGTGCTTG GCTTCTATGTTACTTTGGTGGTGAACCGCTGGTGGAACCAGTTTGTAAATCTGCCGTGGCCAGACAGACTTATGTTATTGATCTCCAGTACTATCCAGGGGAGAGACGAGCATGGCCGCTTGCTCAGAAGAACTCTAATACGTTACGTGAATTTAACGTCCGTCCTCATCTTCCGTTCAGTGAGCACAGCTGTCTATAAGCGATTTCCAACCATCGACCACGTGGTAGAAGGAG GTTTTATGACAccagaggaaaggaaaatatttgaTGATCTTAAATCTCCCCACCTTAAATACTGGGTCCCCTTTGTCTGGTTTGGAAATTTGGCAACGAAAGCACGACAGGACGGAAGGATCAGAGACAGTGTAGACTTGCAGAGCCTTTTGATT GAGATGAATCGTTATCGATCATGGTGTAGCCTGCTATTTGGTTATGACTGGGTTGGAATTCCCCTAGTGTACACACAG GTTGTAACACTTGCTGTCTACACCTTCTTCTTCACGTGCCTGATAGGACGTCAGTTTTTGGACCCTGAACAAAACTATCCAGGTCATGATTTAGATCTTTATATTCCTATCTTCACATTGTTACAGTTTTTCTTCTATGCAGGATGGCTAAAG GTTGCTGAGCAGCTCATCAACCCATTTGGTGAAGACGACGATGATTTTGAAACAAATTGGTGCATCGATAGGAATCTGCAG GTTTCACTTCTGGCTGTTGATGAAATGCACATGAATTTACCCAGAATGAAAAAAGACATTTACTGGGATGATtcctccgcccgcccgccctaTACATTAGCAGCTGCAGACTCCTGCATTCCATCTTTCCTTGGATCCACCATCGAAATGCG CCTGGGTGAGAGCCAGTTTTTTCATGGAGAAAACTGGCCCCGGAATAACGATAAACCCAGAAGGCAGCATTCGATGCTGAGAAAAGTGAAGCGGTTCCTGAGTGTTCGTGAAGTCTCTCCTGCCCCAACAAGACGGTCCTACCAAAGGCAGTCGAGTGAGAACTCTGTTTTCTTCCCCTCTCACGAAATGCATCACATTGGCAAGTTGCTAGAAATGCACTCCAGGGGGAGACAGTTCTCCTCAAACAGCATGAAAAGCCATGAGAGGGGGCACGGGAGCCTGGATCTTGGAGTCATTAGAGAAAGCAGCAGGAATGAAGGTCTGGAGACAGGCTACCAGTCCGGTGCGGAAGAAAGCCTAGCTAAAATGGACTCGGCAGCCATTGAAAAGATGGTTGTTGAAAACGAAGGCAGATTGAATGCACAAAGCAACAGGGACGTTAACATCCTGACAGAAGAAGATTTTGGCAATCAAAGTGAGTCGGAGACTGATTCTGAAGAACCTGTGATGACCCACTGTGCCCCCCTGCACAGCTCTCCCACAGATTTGCTCATATCTCCTTCAGAAATTGCACCACCTCAGATGGGATCCGGGCAACAGGATTCCTCCACTGGTGCAAAACAGGAAAAGGAACCTCACACCCATCCAAGCACCACATCCAGCAACCTGCCAAATAATCAAATGTGGCAATGCCCAGATGTTTTTACTCGCCATGTGGCACCTAGGACAAaaactgaatctctttccacagaGTCTGGGACAATGCCTGGAGAAGGCAGCTTAAGTGCTGAGAGCACTCCCACGTCTTCTCCTGCTGCTACTAATACATTTGACATAGGCCACTTACCGGAACAAGTGGATGCTAGAGAAACTGATATCCTTTATATCGTTGAGTGTAGCAATGAGAAAAATAAAGGACACCTCTGA
- the BEST3 gene encoding bestrophin-3 isoform X3, with protein sequence MKVWVISTQINKYYYMGYLLCFVFPFSQEQSAEAMTVTYSSKVANATFFGFHRLLLKWKGSIYKLLYREFLLFAFLYTAISLLYRFILTGSQKRYFEKLAIYCDKYAEQIPVTFVLGFMTPEERKIFDDLKSPHLKYWVPFVWFGNLATKARQDGRIRDSVDLQSLLIEMNRYRSWCSLLFGYDWVGIPLVYTQVVTLAVYTFFFTCLIGRQFLDPEQNYPGHDLDLYIPIFTLLQFFFYAGWLKVAEQLINPFGEDDDDFETNWCIDRNLQVSLLAVDEMHMNLPRMKKDIYWDDSSARPPYTLAAADSCIPSFLGSTIEMRLGESQFFHGENWPRNNDKPRRQHSMLRKVKRFLSVREVSPAPTRRSYQRQSSENSVFFPSHEMHHIGKLLEMHSRGRQFSSNSMKSHERGHGSLDLGVIRESSRNEGLETGYQSGAEESLAKMDSAAIEKMVVENEGRLNAQSNRDVNILTEEDFGNQSESETDSEEPVMTHCAPLHSSPTDLLISPSEIAPPQMGSGQQDSSTGAKQEKEPHTHPSTTSSNLPNNQMWQCPDVFTRHVAPRTKTESLSTESGTMPGEGSLSAESTPTSSPAATNTFDIGHLPEQVDARETDILYIVECSNEKNKGHL encoded by the exons atgaaagtgTGGGTTATCAGtacgcaaataaataaatattattatatggGTTACCTGTTGTGTTTTGTCTTTCCATTTTCCCAGGAGCAATCAGCAGAGGCGATGACAGTCACATACTCTAGTAAAGTAGCAAATGCCACTTTCTTTGGGTTCCACAGATTGCTTCTCAAGTGGAAAGGAAGCATCTACAAACTGCTTTACAGAGAATTTTTGCTCTTTGCTTTTCTTTACACAGCAATAAGTCTATTATACAG ATTTATTCTTACTGGTAGCCAGAAACGATACTTTGAAAAACTGGCCATTTATTGTGACAAATATGCAGAACAAATCCCAGTTACTTTTGTGCTTG GTTTTATGACAccagaggaaaggaaaatatttgaTGATCTTAAATCTCCCCACCTTAAATACTGGGTCCCCTTTGTCTGGTTTGGAAATTTGGCAACGAAAGCACGACAGGACGGAAGGATCAGAGACAGTGTAGACTTGCAGAGCCTTTTGATT GAGATGAATCGTTATCGATCATGGTGTAGCCTGCTATTTGGTTATGACTGGGTTGGAATTCCCCTAGTGTACACACAG GTTGTAACACTTGCTGTCTACACCTTCTTCTTCACGTGCCTGATAGGACGTCAGTTTTTGGACCCTGAACAAAACTATCCAGGTCATGATTTAGATCTTTATATTCCTATCTTCACATTGTTACAGTTTTTCTTCTATGCAGGATGGCTAAAG GTTGCTGAGCAGCTCATCAACCCATTTGGTGAAGACGACGATGATTTTGAAACAAATTGGTGCATCGATAGGAATCTGCAG GTTTCACTTCTGGCTGTTGATGAAATGCACATGAATTTACCCAGAATGAAAAAAGACATTTACTGGGATGATtcctccgcccgcccgccctaTACATTAGCAGCTGCAGACTCCTGCATTCCATCTTTCCTTGGATCCACCATCGAAATGCG CCTGGGTGAGAGCCAGTTTTTTCATGGAGAAAACTGGCCCCGGAATAACGATAAACCCAGAAGGCAGCATTCGATGCTGAGAAAAGTGAAGCGGTTCCTGAGTGTTCGTGAAGTCTCTCCTGCCCCAACAAGACGGTCCTACCAAAGGCAGTCGAGTGAGAACTCTGTTTTCTTCCCCTCTCACGAAATGCATCACATTGGCAAGTTGCTAGAAATGCACTCCAGGGGGAGACAGTTCTCCTCAAACAGCATGAAAAGCCATGAGAGGGGGCACGGGAGCCTGGATCTTGGAGTCATTAGAGAAAGCAGCAGGAATGAAGGTCTGGAGACAGGCTACCAGTCCGGTGCGGAAGAAAGCCTAGCTAAAATGGACTCGGCAGCCATTGAAAAGATGGTTGTTGAAAACGAAGGCAGATTGAATGCACAAAGCAACAGGGACGTTAACATCCTGACAGAAGAAGATTTTGGCAATCAAAGTGAGTCGGAGACTGATTCTGAAGAACCTGTGATGACCCACTGTGCCCCCCTGCACAGCTCTCCCACAGATTTGCTCATATCTCCTTCAGAAATTGCACCACCTCAGATGGGATCCGGGCAACAGGATTCCTCCACTGGTGCAAAACAGGAAAAGGAACCTCACACCCATCCAAGCACCACATCCAGCAACCTGCCAAATAATCAAATGTGGCAATGCCCAGATGTTTTTACTCGCCATGTGGCACCTAGGACAAaaactgaatctctttccacagaGTCTGGGACAATGCCTGGAGAAGGCAGCTTAAGTGCTGAGAGCACTCCCACGTCTTCTCCTGCTGCTACTAATACATTTGACATAGGCCACTTACCGGAACAAGTGGATGCTAGAGAAACTGATATCCTTTATATCGTTGAGTGTAGCAATGAGAAAAATAAAGGACACCTCTGA
- the BEST3 gene encoding bestrophin-3 isoform X1, with amino-acid sequence MKVWVISTQINKYYYMGYLLCFVFPFSQEQSAEAMTVTYSSKVANATFFGFHRLLLKWKGSIYKLLYREFLLFAFLYTAISLLYRFILTGSQKRYFEKLAIYCDKYAEQIPVTFVLGFYVTLVVNRWWNQFVNLPWPDRLMLLISSTIQGRDEHGRLLRRTLIRYVNLTSVLIFRSVSTAVYKRFPTIDHVVEGGFMTPEERKIFDDLKSPHLKYWVPFVWFGNLATKARQDGRIRDSVDLQSLLIEMNRYRSWCSLLFGYDWVGIPLVYTQVVTLAVYTFFFTCLIGRQFLDPEQNYPGHDLDLYIPIFTLLQFFFYAGWLKVAEQLINPFGEDDDDFETNWCIDRNLQVSLLAVDEMHMNLPRMKKDIYWDDSSARPPYTLAAADSCIPSFLGSTIEMRLGESQFFHGENWPRNNDKPRRQHSMLRKVKRFLSVREVSPAPTRRSYQRQSSENSVFFPSHEMHHIGKLLEMHSRGRQFSSNSMKSHERGHGSLDLGVIRESSRNEGLETGYQSGAEESLAKMDSAAIEKMVVENEGRLNAQSNRDVNILTEEDFGNQSESETDSEEPVMTHCAPLHSSPTDLLISPSEIAPPQMGSGQQDSSTGAKQEKEPHTHPSTTSSNLPNNQMWQCPDVFTRHVAPRTKTESLSTESGTMPGEGSLSAESTPTSSPAATNTFDIGHLPEQVDARETDILYIVECSNEKNKGHL; translated from the exons atgaaagtgTGGGTTATCAGtacgcaaataaataaatattattatatggGTTACCTGTTGTGTTTTGTCTTTCCATTTTCCCAGGAGCAATCAGCAGAGGCGATGACAGTCACATACTCTAGTAAAGTAGCAAATGCCACTTTCTTTGGGTTCCACAGATTGCTTCTCAAGTGGAAAGGAAGCATCTACAAACTGCTTTACAGAGAATTTTTGCTCTTTGCTTTTCTTTACACAGCAATAAGTCTATTATACAG ATTTATTCTTACTGGTAGCCAGAAACGATACTTTGAAAAACTGGCCATTTATTGTGACAAATATGCAGAACAAATCCCAGTTACTTTTGTGCTTG GCTTCTATGTTACTTTGGTGGTGAACCGCTGGTGGAACCAGTTTGTAAATCTGCCGTGGCCAGACAGACTTATGTTATTGATCTCCAGTACTATCCAGGGGAGAGACGAGCATGGCCGCTTGCTCAGAAGAACTCTAATACGTTACGTGAATTTAACGTCCGTCCTCATCTTCCGTTCAGTGAGCACAGCTGTCTATAAGCGATTTCCAACCATCGACCACGTGGTAGAAGGAG GTTTTATGACAccagaggaaaggaaaatatttgaTGATCTTAAATCTCCCCACCTTAAATACTGGGTCCCCTTTGTCTGGTTTGGAAATTTGGCAACGAAAGCACGACAGGACGGAAGGATCAGAGACAGTGTAGACTTGCAGAGCCTTTTGATT GAGATGAATCGTTATCGATCATGGTGTAGCCTGCTATTTGGTTATGACTGGGTTGGAATTCCCCTAGTGTACACACAG GTTGTAACACTTGCTGTCTACACCTTCTTCTTCACGTGCCTGATAGGACGTCAGTTTTTGGACCCTGAACAAAACTATCCAGGTCATGATTTAGATCTTTATATTCCTATCTTCACATTGTTACAGTTTTTCTTCTATGCAGGATGGCTAAAG GTTGCTGAGCAGCTCATCAACCCATTTGGTGAAGACGACGATGATTTTGAAACAAATTGGTGCATCGATAGGAATCTGCAG GTTTCACTTCTGGCTGTTGATGAAATGCACATGAATTTACCCAGAATGAAAAAAGACATTTACTGGGATGATtcctccgcccgcccgccctaTACATTAGCAGCTGCAGACTCCTGCATTCCATCTTTCCTTGGATCCACCATCGAAATGCG CCTGGGTGAGAGCCAGTTTTTTCATGGAGAAAACTGGCCCCGGAATAACGATAAACCCAGAAGGCAGCATTCGATGCTGAGAAAAGTGAAGCGGTTCCTGAGTGTTCGTGAAGTCTCTCCTGCCCCAACAAGACGGTCCTACCAAAGGCAGTCGAGTGAGAACTCTGTTTTCTTCCCCTCTCACGAAATGCATCACATTGGCAAGTTGCTAGAAATGCACTCCAGGGGGAGACAGTTCTCCTCAAACAGCATGAAAAGCCATGAGAGGGGGCACGGGAGCCTGGATCTTGGAGTCATTAGAGAAAGCAGCAGGAATGAAGGTCTGGAGACAGGCTACCAGTCCGGTGCGGAAGAAAGCCTAGCTAAAATGGACTCGGCAGCCATTGAAAAGATGGTTGTTGAAAACGAAGGCAGATTGAATGCACAAAGCAACAGGGACGTTAACATCCTGACAGAAGAAGATTTTGGCAATCAAAGTGAGTCGGAGACTGATTCTGAAGAACCTGTGATGACCCACTGTGCCCCCCTGCACAGCTCTCCCACAGATTTGCTCATATCTCCTTCAGAAATTGCACCACCTCAGATGGGATCCGGGCAACAGGATTCCTCCACTGGTGCAAAACAGGAAAAGGAACCTCACACCCATCCAAGCACCACATCCAGCAACCTGCCAAATAATCAAATGTGGCAATGCCCAGATGTTTTTACTCGCCATGTGGCACCTAGGACAAaaactgaatctctttccacagaGTCTGGGACAATGCCTGGAGAAGGCAGCTTAAGTGCTGAGAGCACTCCCACGTCTTCTCCTGCTGCTACTAATACATTTGACATAGGCCACTTACCGGAACAAGTGGATGCTAGAGAAACTGATATCCTTTATATCGTTGAGTGTAGCAATGAGAAAAATAAAGGACACCTCTGA